The stretch of DNA GATAAAATCTGTGGGCTCATCGTGTTGTGGCGGGGTGTTTCCACGTGTCTGAAAGCCCCAGACAGACGGGAGGGGGGTCGCGGCTGTGGGTGGAAGCACAACAACACCACGAACGTCCCTCGGTGTGTATGTTTCTGAGTCAGCTGGTGACGGAGACAGGATTTAGGCTAGCTGAGACAACAACACTGGGGTTTAATCCTGTTCAGTCTGACCCAGGAGCACGGAGACAGTAGAGGAGCAAAGCACAAACGAGACCATGCCTGTCATGTCTGATGCACGGCTAGAGAGGTTTCTAGAACTTTCTTCACACATCTGTCGTTGTGTCCATCCTCAGAGCCGGCCCTGGCCCAGGCTGCAGCCATGCCTCTTTTAGAAGGGACCACTCTGCCGCAAGAGCATCCCCCTACCCTCCCCGTGGTAATCATAGGTAAACTCACCTTTGATGGCTTGACGGGTCTGCACTGTCCCTCCAAGTTTCAAAATGGCCATTTCTATTTAACTTGGAAAGCTTTTCTTACATTCCCCAAACCTGGTTTGTTATTAGGTAACGGCCCATCCGGTATTTGTCTGTCTTACATGCTGAGTGGCTACAAGCCCCACCTAGACCCTGCGACTGTCCACCCAAACTCGGTTCTGTACAGAAAACTGCAAGAGGCCAAGCATCTCGCCATCACCGAGCAGGTAAAACCACTTCCAAGTTCGCCTAGAGTTCACCTAAAAACGCCGCTAAGGGTTCATTTTCTTATTGGGTTGCAGGATTTGGAGTATTTGAGTGAAGGTCTTGAAGGGAGGTCAAGGAATCCTGTGGCTGTGCTGTTTGACACGCTGCTGCACCCCAACGCCGACTTTGGCTACGAGTTCCCTCCTGTGCTTCAGTGGAGGAGAGACAAGCAGCAGCACATCCCGCATCTGGTTCTGGGAAAGGGGACGCCGGGGGGAGCTTGGCATGTAAGCTGTAAAGTTTAGTCTGCAACAGGTTGCATTTGAGGTTACCAGATATGTTCTCACGTCTGTGATGGTTTATTACCTGTTTAGGCCATGGAGGGCTCCATGCTGACCATAAGTCTTGGCATCTGGATGGAGCTTCCTGGTGTGAATTACAGAGACTTAACAAACGGGAAACGCAGGTTAAAAAGCAGCTCAAAAGAGATGTTTCTGGTTTTTACGTCTGCACGCTGGTTTCTCATCGTCTTCTCGTCTCTTTAGGGATGTGACGAGTGACAGAGCAACGCCAGAGGAGATTTCGACTTATTATCGTGACTACGTGAAGCTGAAGGGTCTCCAAAAGAATTTTGTTGACAACACTTACGTGACCTCCATTCAGAAACTCTGCCGGGGGCACAAGGCGGAAGATCTGGAAAATGGGCACACTGACAAAGGAGATGGAGGGACGGGAGAGGAGGGGAAGGGGGGCTTTGTGGGAAATGGAAAGGCGTGCGtgaagaacggaggagggggcactCTTTGGGAAGTAAGAGGATATCGGCAGGTGCAGAACAAAACTCACGTTCCCTTCTCTCTGTTTGCTGAGAATGTTGTCCTAGCCACgggtgcgtctgattcaccagttcGCTTAGGTGTCGAGGGGGAGGATCTTCCGTTTGTTTTCCACAGCATCTCCAACCTGGGCTTGGCTGTCAGCCAGAGGAAGCTCGACAGGAACTCTGATCCGGTTTTGATCATCGGTGCTGGTCTAAGCGCCGCAGATGCGGTTCTGTGCGCCTGTAGCAGCAACATAAGAGTGCTGCACGTTTTTCGGAAGAGTGTGGACAACCCAGACCTTATCTTTAAGCAGCTGCCCAAGTCTCTGTACCCAGAATACCACAAAGTGTACAACATGATGTGCTCTCAGACCTACACAAACATGGCTGCTCCAAACGGACCCCAGCCAGAAAGCATAGCCTCTTCCGTTTGTGCCAAGATGTGCCCAAAACCACAACTTTCTGCGGGGAACCTCGCGGGAGGCGCCAGTGTCGGCCTCTTGCCCGACTATACCAGTTTCCCAGAACACTGCGTGGTGTCGTTCCAGCCCGACATGAAGTGTTTGCTGCAGGGCAACAACTCCCTCAAAGCGTTCAAGGTCTCCATGGTCCTTGTGCTGATTGGGACCAACCCAAACttgtttttcttgaaaggtcaggGTCAGTACCTAGGTCAGGATCCAACAAGGCCGATCTCCTGCAAGCAAAACCCCATCGACATCAACCAGTACACCTTTGAGTGCACCAAGGAGCCAGGCCTGTTTGCCATGGGCCCGCTGGTGGGAGACAACTTTGTGCGCTTTTTAAAGGGCGGAGCTTTAGGGATCACTTCCTGTCTGCTGGCGAGACTCAAGAAGAGAGAAAAGCTAATCAGCAAAGGAGGGAATACCTTTATTTGAAGAAGCTAAACGGTCCGGTCTCAGGACACAGGCTGAATTTTCATCATTAATGTTTTATCACACACGCTTCTTTGTTTTCAACGTTTATGAAGCCAAACGAGAGAGGGAGTACACTAACTAGTTTCTAATGAAACAAAAGACAGCTGCTAGTCTTGCCTGACTTCCGATGAAGTCTCCTTATGTCTAAGCTACTGCGTGCCAATGTTTAACGGCCGGTCAGTGACCTCGTAACCGTACGGGACTTTCTTCTCATCAGGGTTAATTATTCATTCACCTTGTGTCTTCGACAGTTCTTCTAACAACACTCACTTAAGTTGCTTTCCCTAATTTAAACGTAAGAGTcaaaactagggatgcaacgatgccCCTTTTTTCcagaccgatacgataccgatactgggaTCTGAGTACTTGCAGATACTGATCACCGATACTTCTaccgcacaaaaaaatgcaacgatttggaatacagattttattttctgctctgctttcaacaggaaaagactgtgaggtagataaaaagtaaaacatatgaatggaaatcatcacaaaactaaaatattaggtgaacagaaatgacaagttacagcgaagccattttcaagcaactgcattggtatcggttaaccttTACAGATACTGGAATCAGTATCTGCACCAATATCGGTATCGATACCGGTACCAATATCGGTATTGCACCCCTAGTCCAAACCAACTGAAACACGTGATCCCGTTTGAAATAACCACACGGTTGTGTCGAATGCAAACAGGTATATTTAAAATCCAACAGATTCACCACCAAAATGACTTCATCTCTCCAACTGAGCCTCTTCTAGAAAATCTTTTCTAAGCTGCTAATCCAGGTTTGGCTCATTTGACCGAATGCTTTGGTGATTTGGTTACTAAACAGGCTTTCTATGCAAACATCATCACTCGCAAACCTGAATGTATTCTTTCAGATCCAATGTCAAGACTCCTGTTTTTGGGTCCAAGTATGCTCAGAAAAACtactggtttttaaagggcaattGTTTATTGTATAGTGTGTGAAAGACTTGTTAGTCCCTGTAGGAACCGTTTAGATTTGTAGAATAATTTTATGAGTTTTAGGTGGGAGTTTGCTCCCAAATTGAGAAATCTTTGGCTCATTTTCAACAGGAGACAATAGAGATGTGCCTAAATGTGATTTTTATAGACAATCAGTGGAATTTGTTAAAATGTCCATTTAACTTTAATCTTTTCAAAATTTGTGTTAAAGGTGCGGTTCACTTGTTTTATCATTacacttgcagtggtctctagtaggaacaaaTGCCTTGTAGGTCGTACTCGGTGGGGAAAATATACCAGTGCAACTAGTGGTGACCCACATCACAGAtttaggcccaatcccaacactcgaGCTGCGCCCTACGGTTTTCTGTCAAGTGCACTTGGTAGAAGTGCACAGTAAGGGTtcgagtgtgtggtacacaagtggGCCGAGTTGGGACAGGAAGCATTGCATAACTGACCGTGATGCATacggggatgctggtcgctgtttgtgctactttttattaattcaattcaattcaagtttatttatatagcgccaaatcacgacaagagtcgtctcaaggcacttcacgtagtaaacattccaacacagttcagttcattaagctaatcagaaaagtttcttatataaggaacccagcaaattgcatcaagtcactgactctagtcagtcctcgtactaagcaagcattaACAATCGTTTGACtacatttacattcattgctgtccacattaaaCCTTAGTCTAAAACATCCAGAGCATGAAATAATATAACTAATCATCCCAAAATGAACGTCATTCatttgaaaatatgtattttcagaaAAAGCACTTGAGCCATTCACCTTCTTCTCAAAATTTCCATGTAGCaaaggattgtgggtaatacacttcatggatcaagggtgcaaatggGGTGTGGTCAACTTTCACAATTGAGAATCAGGACATCCTACACACTCGCATCCCTGGACGGGATCGTGCAAGGGAAGTGTGTTtttgtcttacttcctgatatgtggacatctctcctctgactggctaacagcaacacgactctaccaccgactctgtctgctctgcaacgttgatgttttgtctccacaaataacacaagtctggaagagttctgctgtgtggtggagttgctaatgctaatagttagcttctcgtagctgagacgttttctgctgtttcctggacgctaaaccaacaacagccttccccgttgtgagtccagatgggtgagtgcatgaatgttagtgacagggtgacgtagatctgtcgggattttctaatcctagagtttcaccgtctgttttctatcagaagctactgcaggagataggtgtaggagactattttcatgttcagtctgcatgaaacactcCCATTATAATCGGAAATGATCACTAAAAATGTTttgtcagtgaaccacacctttaatacaaGAAAGTTACGGTTTCTTTACTTTTAAAGTTAAATTAATTTAATGAAAATCTCTTTAAAATCCCACATAGAATATAATTTATTAACGTCTTTTAAaatcatttagatttcagtgtctcTGTATTTCAtagttttattattaatattgtgtGTAACTATTGTACAACAGGTCACAATAAGTTGTTTTGATTGTTTAACTAAAAGTTTTTTTCTACCATGTTAAAAACAAGTCAAGTGCCAAAAAAGTTTTAGGAGTTGACTAAAAATAGGATgtcataattttatttttttacatacaAAACTTTGCTAATCTGTgatgtgattttaaaaaaaatCCTCTTTTTTTGTCAGTCTCAACACTCCCAGTGGTTTTATCTTTTATTACAACTAACACAACACTTTTCCATTATTGTCGTTTAGGTTTCCTGATTAGAGTTTAACGGGTGAATTTAAGCCGTTACACCACCTGAGGTTTCTTCCCCTCCCTGCTGAGTTTTTAATACTGCTTAGATATAAAGTGTGGATTATATGCATGTAGGCATGAGCCCCGGGGCCGGCAGCCGCCAACGGCAGCGTCATCAGCAACAAGAAAAGTGCTACGAGGAGAAATGTGGGAAAAGGCAAATGCACAGGAGCTCAACAGTGGAAAAGTTttcacttcaaaataaaagctgctgaGACGTTCTGCTTTAATGGCATTTTTTATTATACGTGAACACAGACTGGTGCAGATTTAGGCTAGCTGCTCAATCGTTTCTCTGCATTTTGAAATGTTGAAAGCCAGTTTGCTAACTCTACAGACGATCCGAAAGGTTTCTTCTTGCACAAGTTAAACTGATGAGTTTAATCTTAACTTGAATTTGAAGAACCGAGCTTCAGCGTCTGCACAGAACGACCAACAGATGTGTGGTTTGATGACTGCACTTCTGTTTCAGAAATAGAAAAGTGCCTGAAGGATTGAGATTGCTTTAAAATAAAAGGAACATAACCCACTTGAGCCAGTTTCCCTGGAAGCAGGGACCAACGTGGGTTTCCAGAGCTGCTTTCAGCATGCAGGCGGGTGAAACAATCTCTAGGTTTTAATCTTTTCTATGGAATATTTTTattaacaacaaataaaaaaaactttgacaAAATCTGCTTAACTTAAGCTCATTTGTTACATTGCTGTCAGTGAGTTAAAGAAGAGCATCATCACATCCACAAATCCATCTGGGGATGACTTCATCTTCTCTTGGCGAGCTTGGTGGGGTTGTACCTGAGGACACGGAGACGAGAGAGCACCTCAGACATCTGTCCACGTCCAGATGGGCTTTTAACATTCCTCCTGGACCACCTCCCAGTGTGCTCACGGCATTTTCCATCAGTTCTCAAATTAAGCACCGTAAAGCACGGATGACGTTTCATCCGCTCAGAGCAAACAGGCTTCCCACCGACCACGTCTGGAAACACGTTCAGGtaccaaaaaaaataaataaccccTATCTGGATTCTTTTCTTAGCAGCAGAGTCGCCCCCCCTACAAGTGATGTTCGACCGGCTGCGCATGACTCAGTCACTGAGTCTCAGTGATCAAACACCTCagccataacacacacacacacacacacacacacacacacacacacacacacactgcttagtCAAATACAACACGGCAGCTCAAGCTTGCATCACCACCGTTTCCCTGACAACTGCTGTGAAGGAAAATACTCCTGGGTTCTGATTGGTTAAGAGTGGCCGCACGTCTGTTCTCAAGTGAATGTAAACACCTCGCTGTAATGGATCAGGCTGGGCTTGGCGAGCTTTTATCCAACTATTTTAGGACACTGAAGGAACAAAGTCCCATCGTGTTACGTAttcaaagaaaaaacaaacaacaagctCCAGATTCTCACCTGAACAGATCATCTCCGGCAGTCTCGTCCTGCTTGTTCTGACGCTCCTCCTGAAAACAGAATAAACTATTTAAAACCACAGAGCTCTGATGAGAAGGAGAGTATAAAACAACTCAGACGATACCTCTGCTGCATCTTTCAGCCACTCGTCCAGATCAGAGTTTTTGCCTCTGTTGTGAACCAGCAGATCAGAGCCTCCAATGATGTGTGGGAAACCATCTAGACCTGGAACGTGgttctatcacacacacacacacaccaaaaatgTCATTATTCtaataataaaacaaatgagCAGATTTTAAGCTGTTTGCATTAATATTATTTGAAGATAAGTGCTGTAAAACGTCTTTAAAGAGCCTCTGCTGAGCGGTTTTGTTGCGTTCAGACCTTGTGGAAACGTTTGAagttcctgacatgcccgttctcCTGGGAGCGTTTTGGTTTGGACGTAGTTGGAGGCGTCAGTGTGAGCGATCTGAACTCCACCAGCACCAGCTTCTTAGGAAGGCCTTCATCCATCTTTGATTCCTGAACAACATAAACAATcccttaaagctctcattcacgcagctgcagtggtctccagtacaACTTCCTGCCTTAGGAGACCATCTcagtgggaaaaaagctctggtgctcctattTCAGGAAGCACAAGTTAGCCAAAGCAGAAAGGAGCAGAACACAGCACGatctgaagtcttatttcctgatattcggatatctctcctctgattggctaacagcaacacgactctaccactgactctgtttcatctccactaataacacaagcctggaggtgttcagctgtgtggtggggtagctaatgctaacgcttagcttctactagccgagacgttctctgctgtttcctggacgctgaaccaacaacagccttccgcgtcgtgagtccagatgggtgagtccatgaatgttagtgacagggtgacgtagatctgtcaggattttctaatcctagagtttctattATCAGCAGCTAGTGCAGGAAACGAAGGCTAGCCTGCACGTTAAATTCAGAGTGGCTGATcacgtaaaaaaaacaaaaccaaacaagtaAAAACTATTTTCTCTGTGAACTTTGACAGCAGGTGTAACAACATCGCTACAGTTAACCATACGCCAGCTGATGGATCAACATCTGGTATCGTCCATAAAGACCTTTTGACAGGATGCTTTTTTAATGGATGCTGACTGGCCGGGAGGTGGCGTGATGTCATGTGCGAGCTCTAACCTGGACATCTATCCCGATCTGGGACGGGTTGCTCTACAGCGACTGAAACCCGACCAAAACCCCTCCTCAAAACAAAAACTCAAGATTCACACGGACGTCATTTTTGGCTTCAAAAATGGTAATTTTCTGCGAAAAGCAACAAGTTTTAAATCCACATCAGTActaaccaaatttaagactttactaAATCAACTTAAGACTTTTTACGGGTCCTAATTTTCCTTAAATCTGTTTAAGACCCTGCAGGTACGCTGACCTGTAACAGAGCCAGTAAGAACCAGCTTTATGACACCAGGATCTAAGCTCAGGGTCCAAAAACAGACAAAAGCCACAAATAGGAGTTCACCTCAGCCTCCTGCTTGATTTTGACAGGTTTTATAGGTGGTTTACTTTCATCTTCCAGCTGAGAAAGATCCACTCGGAGCAGCTCTACATCCTGCAGGACAAACACAAATCACAACTCAATCCGATGAAAAACAACTGGATTTCCATAAACATGGCTCTCATCAGAGAAAGTCCTCCTCACCTCTATAAAAGACGCATCTTCCTCTTCTGACGGCTCTGCGTTTGGATTGGAGCAGGCAGCAGACGTTAGCGGTTCCGTTTTAACCGAGTCAATGTGCAGCTCGGCTCGTTCTCCCTGGTTCTGTAGGAAGCCTGACTCCTTCTTCAGGTCCACCCGTGGCCTCGGTCTGCTCGGTCGGCGCTCATCTACGCTGACCCGCTGCTTCTTACTTGAAGACTCGGCTAAATCGCAGCTTTTCTTCTGTTTGCCCGACCTCTGCGGCGCCGGCTGCTCCTGCTGAACCGGGCTAGCAGGGAGAACGTCGTCGAAGTCGTCCATGTCCTCGGACATGATGGACTCCAGTTCTTCTATCTGTATAGCTCCTCCCATCTCCTTCCTTTTGCGACTCTGCGGTTCGGATCGCCTGACAAACAAATCAGCGTGCGACTCCAGAAGAGTCTCGGGCACAGCAGGAGGGCTACCGAGGGCGAGCGAGGGCATCTCTTCAGAAACCGTGGCGGAGTTCTTCTCAGTGACGGATGACTCTGGAGCGGGTCGCTTGGGCCCGGGCGTCGCTGCAGAGAGGTCGTCCTCCAGAGGCCTTCAGCAACACACAGAACGGCCCCAAAACAAACGGCTTATTAACGGGTTATTGGTGATCTCATTCAGGCATCAATGTTGTTTCACTCAGATTCCCAAAACTTTTTCATTTAACAATAATCCCATTTTTATAGTTTCTAACTTCTTACAACATATGTACGGTAGAGGTGCTGAaagaaatcgattcaagtctgaatcgggattcttatttataaagatgcagaatcgattcacaaaggttcagaatcgattccaagaactgaaatatttggcacgttacaggtttgagatgcacttttttggtctttgttagga from Nothobranchius furzeri strain GRZ-AD chromosome 5, NfurGRZ-RIMD1, whole genome shotgun sequence encodes:
- the osgin2 gene encoding oxidative stress-induced growth inhibitor 2; this encodes MPLLEGTTLPQEHPPTLPVVIIGNGPSGICLSYMLSGYKPHLDPATVHPNSVLYRKLQEAKHLAITEQDLEYLSEGLEGRSRNPVAVLFDTLLHPNADFGYEFPPVLQWRRDKQQHIPHLVLGKGTPGGAWHAMEGSMLTISLGIWMELPGVNYRDLTNGKRRDVTSDRATPEEISTYYRDYVKLKGLQKNFVDNTYVTSIQKLCRGHKAEDLENGHTDKGDGGTGEEGKGGFVGNGKACVKNGGGGTLWEVRGYRQVQNKTHVPFSLFAENVVLATGASDSPVRLGVEGEDLPFVFHSISNLGLAVSQRKLDRNSDPVLIIGAGLSAADAVLCACSSNIRVLHVFRKSVDNPDLIFKQLPKSLYPEYHKVYNMMCSQTYTNMAAPNGPQPESIASSVCAKMCPKPQLSAGNLAGGASVGLLPDYTSFPEHCVVSFQPDMKCLLQGNNSLKAFKVSMVLVLIGTNPNLFFLKGQGQYLGQDPTRPISCKQNPIDINQYTFECTKEPGLFAMGPLVGDNFVRFLKGGALGITSCLLARLKKREKLISKGGNTFI